The following coding sequences lie in one Flavobacterium sediminis genomic window:
- a CDS encoding tetratricopeptide repeat protein: MIKKIRLASLLFMGSPALLFSQQTAIYTNELKEFDRAVELYKDKQYQSAQIMFGEVKNTIKNQEVQADCAYYIANCAIRLNQYGADQLIEDFVEDYPTSTKQNQAYIEVAHYYFNQGGYAKSLEWFDKADTSNMSNADREKYNFQKGYAYFTLKRNKEAQKHLNQVVNSPVYGSQAKYYLGYMSYETDDYNAANEYFDQVSDQDKYKEKMGYFQADMNFKLGNFQKAIDLGLAQLPKSNAQEKSELSKIIGESYFNLKQYDKALPYLLDYRGKKGKWNNTDFYQLGYTYYKQNDYENAINQFNKIINGNDHVAQNAYYHLAECYLETDKKQQALNAFKTASEMDFDLKIQEDAYLNYAKLSYEIGNPYQSVPEVLKAYLDKYPDTSYKQEINNLLISSYITSKNYTEALELLEKNKSPENRLAYQKVAFYRGLELFTDGNYQAAFDLFKKSISENKDLKFTARATFWKAEAEYNLEQYNEAMLSYKQFLGYSEAASVPEYKNVQYNLAYAYFKLKDYDNAIKHFTDFLAVVKNDNVRKVDAYLRLGDCNFISAKYWPAMEAYNKAIEMNSVSKDYAAFQKGISYGFVGKNDRKIEDLEKFIKTYPNSQYADDALYELGNTYVNENNESKAIASYDKLIANYPSSSYVAKSILKQGLIYYNNNKSEPALVKFKKVVAEFPNSPESLQAVSTARLIYVDNGRVDEYSDWVKTLSFVEVSDADLDNTTYESAEKQYLMNNSKQAISGFSNYVAKFPNGLHALHANFYLAQLYFADGLESNSVKHYEYVISQPRNEFTEQALARLSQVYLKAKEYDKAIPVLSRLENEADYPQNKTYAQSNLMKAYYEKENYASAVVYAEKVLSNDKVDDRIKSDAQIIIARSAIKTNDETKAKAAYADLLKIAKGELAAEALYYDAYFKNKDGKFEESNKAVQKLAKDYSGYKYYGAKGLVVMAKNFYGLKDSFQATYILESVIKNFGDYPDVVEEAQTELAAIKAEEAKTNSSITE; the protein is encoded by the coding sequence ATGATTAAGAAAATCAGACTAGCCTCCCTTTTGTTTATGGGAAGTCCGGCTTTGCTTTTTTCGCAGCAAACGGCCATTTATACAAATGAATTGAAAGAGTTTGACAGAGCGGTTGAATTGTACAAAGACAAACAGTACCAATCCGCTCAGATTATGTTTGGGGAAGTTAAAAATACAATAAAGAATCAGGAAGTTCAGGCTGATTGTGCTTACTACATTGCAAATTGTGCCATTCGTTTAAATCAATACGGAGCCGATCAATTAATTGAAGATTTTGTAGAAGATTATCCGACAAGTACAAAACAAAATCAGGCGTATATTGAAGTGGCTCATTACTATTTTAACCAAGGAGGCTATGCTAAGTCCTTAGAATGGTTTGACAAAGCCGATACGAGTAATATGTCAAATGCCGACAGGGAAAAATACAATTTTCAAAAGGGATATGCCTATTTTACTTTGAAACGAAATAAAGAAGCTCAGAAACACTTGAATCAGGTAGTTAATTCGCCTGTTTACGGTAGTCAAGCTAAATATTATTTAGGTTATATGTCTTATGAAACAGATGATTATAATGCTGCTAATGAATACTTTGATCAGGTTTCAGATCAGGACAAGTACAAAGAAAAGATGGGCTACTTTCAGGCCGATATGAATTTTAAACTGGGAAATTTTCAAAAGGCTATTGATCTGGGGCTGGCTCAGTTGCCTAAGTCAAATGCTCAGGAGAAAAGCGAACTGTCTAAAATTATCGGAGAAAGTTATTTTAACCTGAAACAATACGATAAAGCACTCCCTTACCTGTTAGATTACAGAGGAAAAAAAGGCAAATGGAATAATACTGACTTTTACCAGTTAGGGTATACCTATTACAAGCAGAACGATTATGAAAATGCTATAAATCAGTTCAATAAGATCATTAACGGAAATGATCATGTGGCACAGAATGCTTATTATCATCTGGCAGAATGTTATTTGGAAACAGATAAAAAACAACAGGCTTTAAATGCTTTTAAAACAGCTTCTGAAATGGATTTTGATCTGAAAATTCAGGAGGATGCCTATCTTAACTATGCCAAGTTGAGTTATGAAATAGGAAATCCTTATCAATCCGTTCCGGAAGTATTGAAAGCTTATTTGGATAAATATCCGGATACATCTTACAAGCAGGAAATTAATAATCTATTGATCAGTTCATACATCACATCTAAAAACTATACAGAGGCTTTAGAGTTGTTAGAGAAAAACAAATCCCCTGAAAATCGTCTCGCTTACCAAAAAGTAGCTTTTTACAGAGGACTGGAACTTTTTACAGACGGGAATTATCAGGCGGCTTTTGACTTGTTTAAAAAGTCGATCTCAGAAAATAAAGATCTGAAGTTTACGGCACGTGCAACTTTTTGGAAAGCTGAAGCAGAATATAATTTAGAACAGTATAATGAAGCTATGTTAAGCTATAAACAATTTTTAGGTTATAGTGAAGCAGCTTCTGTACCGGAATATAAAAATGTTCAGTACAATTTAGCGTATGCGTATTTTAAATTAAAGGATTATGATAATGCCATCAAGCATTTTACGGATTTCTTAGCGGTGGTTAAGAATGATAATGTAAGAAAGGTTGATGCTTATTTACGCTTGGGAGATTGTAACTTTATTTCAGCTAAGTATTGGCCGGCAATGGAAGCATATAACAAAGCTATTGAAATGAATAGCGTAAGTAAAGATTATGCTGCATTCCAAAAAGGGATCAGTTACGGATTTGTCGGAAAGAATGACCGAAAGATTGAAGATCTGGAAAAATTTATTAAAACGTATCCGAACTCACAATATGCCGATGATGCTTTGTATGAGTTAGGGAATACGTATGTGAATGAAAATAACGAATCAAAAGCTATTGCATCTTATGATAAGTTAATCGCTAATTACCCGAGTAGTTCTTATGTAGCCAAATCGATTTTGAAACAAGGATTGATCTACTACAACAACAATAAATCAGAACCGGCTTTAGTGAAGTTTAAAAAAGTAGTAGCGGAGTTCCCGAATTCGCCGGAATCTTTACAAGCGGTTTCAACGGCACGTTTGATCTACGTCGATAACGGAAGAGTAGATGAATATTCAGATTGGGTAAAAACGTTGAGTTTTGTTGAAGTGTCGGATGCCGATTTGGACAATACTACTTATGAATCGGCTGAGAAGCAATATTTGATGAATAATAGCAAACAGGCTATTTCAGGATTCAGCAATTATGTAGCTAAGTTTCCGAATGGATTGCATGCTTTACATGCTAATTTCTATTTGGCGCAATTGTATTTTGCTGATGGTTTAGAAAGTAATTCGGTTAAACATTATGAATATGTGATCAGTCAGCCGAGAAATGAATTTACAGAACAAGCTTTAGCTCGTTTGAGTCAGGTATATTTAAAAGCGAAAGAATATGACAAAGCCATACCGGTTCTGTCCCGATTAGAAAATGAAGCCGATTATCCGCAAAATAAAACCTATGCGCAGTCTAATTTAATGAAAGCATATTATGAAAAAGAGAATTATGCGAGTGCTGTTGTATATGCCGAAAAAGTTTTGTCAAACGATAAAGTAGATGACCGGATAAAAAGTGATGCACAGATCATTATTGCACGTTCTGCTATTAAAACCAATGACGAAACAAAAGCAAAAGCAGCTTATGCAGATTTGTTGAAAATTGCAAAAGGAGAATTAGCTGCCGAAGCATTGTATTATGATGCCTATTTCAAAAATAAAGACGGAAAATTTGAAGAGTCAAACAAAGCGGTTCAAAAATTAGCAAAAGATTATTCAGGATATAAATATTACGGAGCAAAAGGCTTAGTAGTAATGGCAAAAAACTTTTACGGATTGAAAGATAGTTTCCAGGCAACTTATATTCTAGAGAGTGTAATTAAAAATTTCGGAGATTATCCTGATGTTGTGGAAGAAGCTCAAACCGAGTTGGCAGCCATAAAAGCAGAAGAAGCCAAAACGAATTCATCAATCACAGAATAA
- a CDS encoding cell division ATP-binding protein FtsE, whose translation MSTSILSLKNVTIYQEKNPVLTNINLEVKRGEFIYLIGKTGAGKSSFLKTLYADLPLKEGEGRLVGYDLNGLKEKNIPYLRRKLGVVFQDFKLLPDRNIKENLLFVLKATGWTDKAEINLKIDEVLEKVGLKHYLNKMPHQLSGGEQQRIAIARALLNDPDLILADEPTGNLDPQTSVEVMELLRKINANGKTIVMATHDYALLLKFPSKTLKFDEGKVFEVVQRTV comes from the coding sequence ATGTCCACAAGCATTCTCTCTTTAAAAAATGTGACCATTTACCAAGAAAAAAACCCCGTATTGACCAATATTAATTTAGAAGTTAAACGAGGGGAGTTCATTTATCTGATAGGTAAAACCGGAGCAGGAAAGAGTAGTTTTTTAAAGACTTTATATGCTGATTTACCTTTAAAAGAAGGAGAAGGAAGACTTGTAGGTTATGATTTAAACGGTTTAAAAGAAAAGAACATTCCCTACCTGAGAAGGAAATTGGGCGTTGTTTTTCAAGATTTTAAACTTTTACCGGACAGAAATATAAAAGAGAACCTTCTTTTTGTACTGAAAGCAACCGGTTGGACAGACAAAGCAGAAATAAACCTTAAGATTGATGAAGTACTGGAAAAAGTAGGCTTAAAGCATTATCTCAATAAAATGCCCCACCAACTTTCGGGTGGAGAGCAACAACGCATTGCCATTGCCAGAGCTTTACTTAACGACCCAGATTTAATACTAGCCGATGAACCTACCGGAAATCTTGATCCGCAAACCAGTGTTGAAGTAATGGAATTGTTACGAAAAATTAATGCTAACGGCAAAACTATCGTTATGGCTACTCACGATTATGCTTTATTATTGAAATTCCCTTCTAAAACCCTAAAGTTTGATGAAGGAAAAGTATTTGAAGTAGTTCAAAGAACGGTGTAA
- a CDS encoding glycosyltransferase family 2 protein yields the protein MLSILIPTYEYNVLPLVRELKNQADTLGFDYEIIVGDDSRNTSADNEEITHLSHCRYIKNKKNLGRGQNINFLVEQSQYNWILIQEADAMPQQKNYIKNWVTILKETNKDAIFGGVLYPEEPFAENKLRWLYGTKTEVKKLEFRKKNPYQFVFTWNLALKKEIFQTIRFPEYITEYGYEDVVFLKLLKQENVLVEHFKNPLIHLNVETNSVFIKKTEKAIENLYFLICNQRLEYTDTKLGTSYQFLKKFGFLNFFKFLFKQFEKSIRNNLISKKPNLNLFFLYKLGYFCTISPKQNV from the coding sequence ATGCTTTCTATTCTGATCCCTACATACGAATATAATGTCTTGCCATTAGTAAGGGAATTAAAGAATCAAGCCGACACCTTAGGTTTTGATTATGAGATAATTGTAGGAGATGATAGTCGTAATACTTCAGCTGATAACGAAGAAATAACACATTTATCACACTGTAGGTATATAAAAAACAAAAAAAATTTAGGTCGGGGACAAAACATTAATTTTCTGGTAGAGCAATCGCAATATAACTGGATATTAATTCAGGAAGCCGATGCCATGCCGCAACAAAAAAACTACATTAAAAATTGGGTAACTATTTTAAAAGAAACTAATAAAGATGCCATCTTCGGTGGCGTTTTGTATCCGGAAGAACCTTTTGCCGAAAACAAACTTCGCTGGTTATATGGTACGAAAACAGAAGTGAAAAAATTAGAATTTCGAAAAAAAAATCCATATCAATTTGTCTTTACCTGGAATCTGGCACTTAAAAAAGAAATCTTTCAAACTATCAGATTTCCGGAATACATAACAGAATACGGTTATGAAGATGTTGTTTTTTTAAAGCTTTTAAAGCAAGAAAACGTTCTTGTGGAACATTTTAAAAACCCTTTGATCCATCTTAATGTAGAGACGAACTCCGTATTTATAAAAAAAACAGAAAAGGCTATTGAAAACTTATACTTTCTGATCTGTAACCAACGCTTAGAATATACAGACACAAAATTAGGAACAAGTTATCAATTCTTAAAGAAATTCGGATTCTTAAATTTCTTCAAGTTCTTATTCAAACAATTTGAAAAAAGCATACGAAACAATTTAATTTCAAAAAAACCAAATTTAAATCTGTTTTTCCTTTATAAATTAGGCTATTTTTGTACCATTAGCCCAAAACAAAATGTATAA
- a CDS encoding class I SAM-dependent methyltransferase produces the protein MYNSLKKVIRNLIPNKVLYMIEPGLRSFFALSKKGNQHECTICHFKNKEWIILENEDKLCPKCGSLSRDRRLWEIIASEYLPQVHSVLDFSPSRCLYRKWKNIQNKDYYASDLSGDFISDHHYDITEIATSDASFDLILCYHILEHIPDDVQAMKELFRVLKTNGKILIQTPFKDGEIYEDKNITSEQDRLIHFGQEDHVRIYSVEGLKKRLESVGFSIEVKSFDKNDYFGFRKNEIILVATK, from the coding sequence ATGTATAATTCTCTCAAGAAAGTTATCCGCAACCTTATTCCTAATAAGGTGCTTTATATGATTGAGCCCGGTTTGCGGAGTTTTTTTGCCTTATCTAAAAAAGGAAACCAACACGAATGTACTATCTGCCATTTTAAAAATAAAGAATGGATCATTCTGGAAAATGAGGACAAACTTTGCCCGAAATGCGGTAGCTTATCACGCGACAGAAGACTATGGGAGATCATTGCTTCTGAATATTTACCTCAGGTACATTCCGTTTTAGATTTCTCCCCTTCCAGATGTTTGTACCGAAAGTGGAAAAATATACAAAATAAGGACTATTATGCCTCTGATCTGTCAGGTGATTTTATTTCTGACCATCACTACGATATCACTGAGATAGCTACTTCTGATGCTTCTTTTGACCTTATTCTTTGTTATCATATTCTGGAACATATTCCTGATGATGTGCAAGCTATGAAAGAATTGTTTCGGGTTTTAAAGACAAACGGAAAGATTCTGATACAGACTCCTTTTAAAGACGGAGAGATCTACGAAGACAAAAATATCACTTCAGAACAAGACCGCTTGATCCATTTCGGACAAGAAGATCATGTTCGTATCTATTCCGTTGAAGGCTTAAAAAAACGATTAGAATCCGTTGGTTTTTCGATTGAAGTCAAAAGTTTTGATAAAAATGATTATTTTGGCTTCCGTAAAAACGAAATCATTTTAGTCGCTACAAAATAA
- a CDS encoding glycosyltransferase family 2 protein, producing MPKISIIIPLYNKGFIFQKTLESVLQQSFTDFELIVVNDGSDDNSVEILKSYHDSRIKLYHQDNQGVGTARNFGIEKATSELIAFLDADDYWLPDHLEEIYLLYQDFPDCGIYASRYFMKIATHKNVRTFYKNIAQDFRGVVNNFFDASLPYRIGLTSSLAIPKSIFTEKRFNPTVTSGQDLELYTKIALEYPVALTSAFTVEYNFSLDNQLSKTPITRKRLMNFEQFSEKEKSNGSLQRFLDLYRLEYAMQFKIAGDLERSEHYFKTIKTSIPFKTKLLYKMPGSVLKKLLRFKQFLRSKGFDFSIYN from the coding sequence ATGCCCAAAATTTCGATCATCATACCACTTTACAACAAAGGGTTTATTTTTCAGAAAACCCTAGAATCTGTATTACAACAATCTTTTACAGATTTCGAACTTATCGTTGTTAATGACGGTTCCGATGATAATTCTGTTGAGATTCTTAAATCATACCATGACTCAAGGATTAAATTATACCATCAGGACAATCAAGGTGTAGGAACGGCACGTAATTTCGGAATTGAAAAGGCTACATCAGAATTGATTGCTTTTTTAGACGCTGACGATTATTGGCTACCCGATCACTTAGAGGAAATTTATCTTTTGTATCAGGATTTTCCTGATTGTGGTATCTATGCAAGTCGTTATTTTATGAAAATAGCTACTCACAAGAACGTCAGAACATTTTATAAAAATATTGCCCAAGACTTCAGAGGTGTCGTGAACAATTTTTTTGACGCCAGTTTACCTTATCGGATCGGATTAACATCTTCTCTTGCTATTCCGAAAAGTATCTTTACGGAGAAAAGATTCAATCCTACTGTAACTAGCGGACAGGATCTGGAACTATATACTAAGATTGCTCTTGAATATCCTGTTGCCCTGACTTCGGCATTCACTGTAGAATACAATTTTTCTTTAGACAACCAACTTTCTAAAACTCCGATCACTCGGAAAAGATTAATGAATTTTGAACAATTCTCTGAAAAAGAAAAAAGTAACGGAAGTTTACAACGGTTTTTGGATCTCTACCGTTTAGAATATGCAATGCAGTTTAAAATTGCCGGTGATCTAGAGCGATCAGAACATTATTTTAAAACAATAAAGACTTCAATTCCGTTCAAAACAAAACTATTGTATAAAATGCCCGGCAGTGTTCTTAAAAAGCTTTTGCGGTTCAAGCAATTCTTAAGAAGTAAAGGTTTTGATTTTAGTATTTACAACTAA